One window of the Rosa rugosa chromosome 3, drRosRugo1.1, whole genome shotgun sequence genome contains the following:
- the LOC133738337 gene encoding benzyl alcohol O-benzoyltransferase, producing the protein MASPPTSLVFKVQRRQPELVSPAKPTPRELKHLSDIDDQEGLRFQIPVIQFYRYDPSMKGKDCVKVIREAISQTLVFYYPFAGRLREGPGRKLMVDCTGEGILFIEADADITLRQFGDALQPPFPCLEELLYNVPGSDGVLNCPLLLIQVTRLKCGGFIFALRLNHTMSDAAGLVQFMTAVGEVARGARVPSILPVWGREAFKARDPPRVTCTHHEYDDVPDIHGTLIPLDDMAHRSFFFRPTEISAIRRFLPDHLRKCSTFEILTAALWRCRTIALQPKDPEQEVRVLCIVNARSKIVNPPLPTGFYGNAFAFPVALTSAAKLCQNPLGFALELVKSAKADVTQEYMRSLADLMVNRGRPHFTVVGTYLVSDVTRAGFGDVDFGWGKAAYGGPAKGGVGAIPGVASFYIPFRDNNSEDGIVVPVCLPAPAMDRFVKEIDGMLKAKAIDLPPQTSTSFIKCAL; encoded by the exons ATGGCATCCCCTCCTACCTCCCTAGTGTTCAAAGTGCAAAGACGGCAGCCGGAGCTGGTTTCACCTGCTAAACCCACACCGCGAGAGCTGAAACATCTTTCTGATATCgatgatcaagaaggtcttcgaTTTCAGATTCCCGTCATACAGTTTTACCGTTATGATCCCTCTATGAAAGGAAAGGACTGCGTGAAAGTGATTCGAGAGGCGATATCACAAACACTAGTGTTTTACTACCCTTTTGCTGGTAGGCTTAGAGAGGGGCCTGGCCGTAAGCTTATGGTGGACTGTACCGGCGAGGGTATTCTCTTCATTGAGGCCGATGCTGATATTACGCTCCGCCAATTTGGTGATGCTCTTCAACCTCCCTTCCCTTGCTTGGAGGAGCTTCTCTATAATGTTCCTGGATCCGATGGGGTTCTTAATTGCCCACTCTTGCTGATTCAG GTGACTCGCCTCAAGTGCGGCGGTTTCATCTTTGCCTTGCGTCTTAACCACACCATGAGCGACGCAGCCGGGCTCGTGCAATTCATGACGGCCGTGGGAGAGGTAGCGCGTGGCGCGCGTGTCCCCTCCATCTTACCAGTTTGGGGAAGGGAGGCATTCAAAGCTCGTGATCCACCACGCGTGACATGCACCCATCACGAGTACGATGATGTGCCAGATATCCATGGCACTCTTATCCCACTCGATGACATGGCTCACCGGTCATTTTTCTTCAGGCCAACTGAGATATCCGCCATTCGTAGATTCCTCCCGGACCACCTCCGCAAGTGTTCTACATTTGAGATCCTCACGGCGGCTCTCTGGCGGTGCCGTACTATAGCCCTTCAGCCTAAAGACCCAGAACAGGAGGTCCGTGTGCTCTGCATTGTTAATGCACGTTCCAAAATAGTAAACCCTCCATTACCGACTGGTTTTTATGGCAATGCCTTTGCATTTCCTGTGGCACTCACATCTGCGGCCAAGCTTTGCCAGAACCCTCTCGGCTTTGCACTGGAGTTGGTGAAGTCCGCGAAGGCTGATGTGACCCAGGAGTACATGCGCTCGCTGGCAGATCTCATGGTCAACAGGGGCCGGCCTCATTTCACCGTGGTTGGTACATACCTCGTCTCAGATGTGACTCGTGCCGGGTTCGGAGATGTGGACTTTGGCTGGGGCAAGGCAGCTTATGGTGGTCCAGCAAAAGGTGGGGTGGGTGCTATACCTGGGGTGGCCAGCTTTTACATACCGTTCCGGGACAATAATAGCGAAGATGGAATTGTGGTGCCGGTTTGTTTACCAGCTCCGGCTATGGATAGGTTTGTGAAAGAAATTGATGGTATGCTGAAAGCGAAGGCCATTGACTTGCCTCCTCAGACGTCCACTTCTTTTATTAAATGTGCCCTGTGA